The following coding sequences lie in one Arachis ipaensis cultivar K30076 chromosome B03, Araip1.1, whole genome shotgun sequence genomic window:
- the LOC107630060 gene encoding phosphoenolpyruvate carboxylase, housekeeping isozyme codes for MAKKLEKMASIDAQLRQLVPAKVSEDDKLIEYDALLLDRFLDILQDLHGEDLKETVQEVYELSAEYEGKHDSKKLDELGNLITSLDAGDSIVVAKSFSHMLNLANLAEEVQIAHRRRIKLKKGDFADENNATTESDIEETLKKLVVELKKSPQEVFEALKNQTVDLVLTAHPTQSVRRSLLQKHGRIRNCLTQLYAKDVTPDDKQELDEALQREIQAAFRTDEIRRTPPTPQDEMRAGMSYFHETIWTGVPKFLRRLDTALKNIGINERVPYNAPLIQFSSWMGGDRDGNPRVTPEVTRDVCLLARMMAANLYYSQIEDLMFELSMWRCNDELRVRADELNRSSRKDAVAKHYIEFWKIIPPNEPYRVLLGEVRDRLYQTRERSRHLLAHGHSEIPEEETFTNVEEFLEPLELCYRSLCACGDRAIADGSLLDFLRQVSTFGLSLVRLDIRQESDRHTDVLDAITKHLEIGSYQEWSEEKRQQWLLSELSGKRPLFGRDLPKTEEIKDVLDTFHVIAELPADNFGAYIISMATAPSDVLAVELLQRECHVKHPLRVVPLFEKLADLEAAPAALARLFSIDWYRNRINGKQEVMIGYSDSGKDAGRFSAAWQLYKAQEELIKVAKEYGVKLTMFHGRGGTVGRGGGPTHLAILSQPPDTIHGSLRVTVQGEVIEQSFGEQHLCFRTLQRYTAATLEHGMHPPISPKPEWRALMDQMAVIATEEYRSIVFKEPRFVEYFRLATPELEYGRMNIGSRPAKRKPSGGIETLRAIPWIFAWTQTRFHLPVWLGFGEAFRHVIGKDIKNLHMLQEMYNQWPFFRVTLDLVEMVFAKGDPGIAALYDKLLVSQDLWSFGEQLRTKFDETKKLLLQVCGHRDLLEGDPYLKQRLRLRDSYITTLNVCQAYTLKRIRDPNYNVNLRPHISKEYIEISKPADELITLNPTSEYAPGLEDTLILTMKGIAAGMQNTG; via the exons ATGGCAAAGAAGTTGGAAAAGATGGCATCCATTGATGCCCAACTTAGGCAGCTGGTTCCGGCAAAAGTGAGCGAAGATGACAAACTGATTGAGTATGATGCTCTGCTATTGGATCGCTTCCTTGATATTCTTCAGGACTTACACGGAGAGGATCTGAAAGAAACG GTTCAAGAAGTATACGAGCTTTCTGCTGAATATGAAGGGAAACACGACTCTAAGAAACTGGACGAACTTGGAAATCTGATAACTAGTTTGGATGCTGGTGATTCAATTGTCGTCGCCAAATCCTTTTCTCATATGCTTAACTTGGCCAACTTAGCAGAAGAGGTCCAGATTGCTCATCGGCGAAGGATCAAGTTGAAAAAGGGAGATTTTGCTGATGAGAACAATGCAACTACTGAATCAGACATTGAAGAAACACTCAAGAAGCTTGTAGTGGAATTAAAAAAGTCTCCTCAGGAAGTTTTTGAAGCACTGAAAAACCAGACCGTTGATTTGGTTCTTACAGCTCACCCTACTCAATCTGTTCGTAGATCTTTGCTTCAGAAGCATGGAAG GATACGAAACTGTTTAACTCAATTATATGCCAAAGATGTAACTCCTGATGACAAGCAGGAACTTGATGAGGCTCTACAGAGGGAG ATCCAAGCTGCCTTCCGTACTGATGAAATTAGGAGGACTCCTCCAACCCCGCAAGATGAGATGAGAGCAGGGATGAGCTACTTCCATGAGACAATTTGGACTGGTGTACCCAAATTTCTACGTCGGCTGGATACAGCTTTGAAGAATATAGGGATAAATGAACGTGTCCCTTATAATGCTCCTCTTATTCAATTTTCTTCTTGGATGGGTGGTGATCGTGATG GCAATCCAAGAGTAACTCCTGAAGTGACAAGGGATGTTTGTTTATTGGCTAGAATGATGGCTGCTAATTTATATTATTCCCAGATAGAAGATCTTATGTTTGAA CTGTCAATGTGGCGTTGCAATGATGAGCTGCGTGTACGTGCAGATGAACTTAACAGATCTTCCAGGAAAGATGCAGTTGCTAAGCACTATATAG AGTTTTGGAAAATCATTCCCCCAAATGAACCATACCGTGTGTTACTGGGCGAAGTAAGGGATAGGCTTTATCAGACTCGTGAGCGATCTCGCCATTTGCTAGCACACGGGCACTCTGAAATTCCAGAGGAAGAAACTTTTACCAATGTTGAGGAG TTCTTGGAACCCCTGGAACTTTGCTATAGATCACTCTGTGCTTGTGGTGATCGGGCAATTGCCGATGGAAGCCTTCTAGATTTCCTTCGGCAAGTCTCTACTTTTGGATTGTCACTAGTGAGGCTTGATATCAGGCAAGAGTCAGACCGTCATACTGATGTGTTGGATGCCATTACCAAGCATCTGGAAATTGGTTCCTACCAGGAATGGTCAGAAGAGAAACGGCAGCAATGGCTTTTGTCTGAATTGAGTGGCAAACGGCCACTGTTTGGGCGCGACCTTCCCAAAACTGAAGAAATTAAAGATGTTTTGGACACATTTCATGTTATTGCTGAACTGCCAGCAGATAACTTTGGAGCATATATCATATCAATGGCAACTGCACCATCTGATGTGCTTGCAGTTGAACTTCTGCAACGTGAATGCCATGTCAAGCATCCACTAAGAGTTGTCCCATTGTTTGAGAAACTTGCAGATCTGGAGGCAGCTCCTGCTGCTTTGGCTCGGTTGTTCTCCATAGACTGGTACAGAAACCGAATCAACGGAAAGCAAGAAGTTATGATTGGTTATTCTGATTCAGGTAAAGATGCTGGAAGGTTCTCTGCAGCATGGCAGCTATATAAGGCCCAAGAGGAACTTATCAAGGTAGCTAAAGAGTATGGTGTTAAGCTAACAATGTTCCATGGTCGCGGTGGAACTGTTGGGAGAGGAGGTGGTCCAACCCACCTTGCTATCTTATCCCAACCTCCGGATACAATCCATGGGTCACTTCGTGTAACTGTCCAAGGTGAAGTTATTGAACAATCATTTGGAGAGCAGCACTTATGTTTCCGAACACTTCAACGTTACACTGCTGCAACTCTAGAACACGGAATGCATCCTCCAATCTCACCCAAACCAGAGTGGCGGGCTTTGATGGATCAGATGGCTGTCATTGCTACAGAGGAATACCGCTCTATTGTATTCAAAGAACCTCGATTTGTTGAGTACTTCCGTCTG GCTACACCAGAGTTGGAGTATGGCCGCATGAACATAGGAAGTCGACCAGCAAAGCGAAAGCCAAGTGGAGGCATTGAGACTCTCCGTGCAATACCTTGGATATTTGCCTGGACACAAACAAGGTTTCATCTTCCGGTGTGGCTAGGCTTCGGGGAAGCATTTAGACATGTTATTGGGAAGGATATTAAGAATCTTCATATGCTGCAAGAAATGTACAATCAGTGGCCTTTCTTCAGGGTCACTCTTGATTTAGTGGAAATGGTGTTTGCCAAGGGAGACCCTGGCATAGCTGCCCTGTATGATAAGCTCCTTGTTTCACAAGATCTATGGTCGTTTGGGGAGCAGTTGAGGACCAAGTTTGACGAAACCAAGAAACTCCTGCTTCAG GTGTGTGGACACAGAGATCTTCTTGAAGGGGATCCATACTTAAAACAAAGGCTCCGCTTGCGTGATTCTTACATTACCACCCTGAACGTTTGCCAAGCTTACACATTGAAACGTATCCGTGATCCGAACTACAATGTGAATTTGCGACCGCACATCTCAAAAGAGTATATAGAGATAAGTAAACCTGCTGATGAACTTATAACACTGAACCCAACAAGTGAATATGCTCCTGGTTTGGAAGACACCCTCATCCTCACCATGAAGGGTATTGCTGCTGGCATGCAGAACACTGGTTAA